The sequence GGTGCACCCGCGCATcgtctttaactgtgttgactgcgtttacttccttcttcTCTTATTGCGTGTAAAACACGGGATAGCACTTTGGACTGTTGTGGTGCACCCGCGAATCGTCTCTAGCTGTGTTGACTGCATTTTACTTCAATTCGTTGCTATGGTCCCCAATACCGATTTACTGGCTCTTCTTCCGATTTACTGGCTCTTGTGTTCATATTTCCGACATCTTGATGGGTCCacggttccctttgtcttcgACTTGCCACCACATTCGACCACACCTTCTGGTTCTCTTTGGTAGCTTTGCTATGCTAtcgacatccttccttcttgcACGACCGCGATGAATATGTTTAATGCACACGTTGGCCAGGGCTCCGATTTCTTCTAGAACaatcttaaaaaatttacatgcGCATAGCTATAAATTGTATCTAACACTCAATTGTTACTGTTTTCTATAATATATTGTTTTCACCGCGTTCATATATAAATCATTTTTAGTAAACAATTGTAGGATCgcgtttttttattctttcattttatttttgcatACTCTTTCTATCTATCTAATATATCTTTGGCAATCAACATACTATTAGCTTTCCTTTAACCTAAAAAAGTGAAACGTTTCGTTAGAGTTGTGACATGAAAAGATTGTTGCAGGTGTTCGTTTTCTGTCAATCTTTTATTTCTATTCAAATTATTAtacatgttttttttcctttggctCTGCAACTCGCTTCCATGCGATATTTTAGCTCATCTTACCATGAATGCTGCTTACGTATTGCTTATCTCTATCCATCGACTTGTGCTTCCTTCATTTGCCTCTGGTAATTGCTTTCTTCCTtctttctgtttgttttttctGCCGCAACTagtcccccttacttactgagatgTGTTTTCGGCGTGCTATATTGATCTAAAAACAGACTTAGATTTGTCTTTTATATATATTGTATTTCCCTTTATCCTTTCAACacgattttttcagtaataATAATTAATTCCCTATTGACTTGATTTATATATTATCCCTTTATACGACCCTGTGTGATTCGTTGAGTGTTGTATTTATTTTGTCGTAAATAATTTGAGAGTTCAAATTAAATCCGATTTTCAGGTTCATATTCTTGTTTCATCACGATTGTCGCGATATCTTGTTTGAGTATTGAGAATTAtcacaaaatttgatttcatcTCTATCCAGATGCTTTGtttaataatacaaattacCATTCCGTTCAAAATAGTGCGCACTTTCTTTTCATTCTGGGGTCCAGCTCCCCTTGTCCACACGCACTAGTTTTCACACTCATACTGAAGAAATTgctaaaatacctttatggcaTCCTACCGCTGTTACCACAAATGTACGACGTacccgagcggcgagaggggtatttCTTTCCACTAACGAATTTTActctttttttgttaaaatcgacaAACCGCACTTATTTATTTTCTCCTTTCTTTTCTTACTGGATTATAACACACTGCCTTTCCTACAGTACATGATTTTGTGCCTTATTTTCCGTGCCTGACCTATCAAACACCATAAATATCCCACCAGACCAACGGTTGAAATACGAAGCTCCGATAAAGTCAAAAACCGCCCTTTTTATACTAAAAATGTTGCTACCTAATCAAAATTAGCGAAAACACATataaccatgtaactccggaaccggaagttagattttcacgagcttagattcaaatgaaaggccttatggtcccatataaagttcctgaatttcatttggatccggcttCCAGTTCCGATATTACAGGTGATATGCaactaaaatgtgaaaataatgcaccgaATGTGGTACGTGGTACGCCTACCAAGACACTCtagctttaatgaaatgttaggTGACTCGGAAACAATAGCAAAAAAACGATTCGAACTACTAGAGAAACGACTCGAAAGATCCCCACAGCTGAAAGATGAGTATCATCGGTTTATGGCAGAATACCTCTAGGTCATATGCGTCTGGAAAGGAAACCACCACCAAGGTGCGTCGAAGCAAAAAATGGTGGCTGTGGTCAACTCGCATCCAGCTTACAACCCAATCGTCTAATCCGTGTCACAGCGTATTGTCTCCGATTTAtccaattttatcaaatttccaTACGCCAGCATGATAATCTATCATTATCACAGCAAATTAATACAAGGTGAAGGCCGCTTAACATTAGCCGCGGTACGAGATAGCTACTGGCCCATCAATGGCAGAAAATTAGTACGAAGTGTGTTGCGAAGCTGCTACCAGTATACCCGAGCCTGTCCCGTTCCAGTAAGGTAGCAAATGGGACAGCTACCCTTTTATCGTGTAAACATCAGCAGACCATTCACACATACCGGAGTGGATTTTGCAGGACCAATATATTTGAAAACCGCACATAAACGGATAACTGCTTCGAAGGCATACATCAGTATATTTATTTGTTTCTGCACAAAGGCAGTTCACATTGAACTTGTCAGTGACTTATCAACGCAAGCCTTTCTCGGCGCGCTTCGAAGGTTCATCGCACGTCGCGGTCGACCCATCAATATCTACTTCAACAACAGTAAAAACTTTGAAGGCGCAAAAAATGAATTAGAAGAGGTACGTCATATGCTGAGGGATCAACAAATTACGATATATGAGGCCTGCATGAACGAATCTATAACCTGGCATATGAACCCACCAAAGGCATCACATTTTGGTGGACTTTGGGAGGCCGCAGTAAAGATAGTTAAAAAAACAAATGCCGTCAGTTAGGAAACTCACGacttaattttgaaaatatggccGCGGTATTACCCCAAATTGAGGCTAGCATGAACTCTCGCCCACTAGTCCCTATGACAGAAGATCCATATGATCTTTCATGTCTAACGCCTGCACACTTCCTGATTGGTACAAACCTCCATGCGCTACCAGATTACCGCTACCCGATGTACAGCAGATCCCGTTCTGTATGTTAGATTGGACAACTACCAGCAATTGCAACGGCTAAACCAACAATTTTGGCATCATTAGCGACTTGAATATTTACAGGAATTGCAACACGAGGCCAGGAGCATCGAACCGGACATCAGCATCCACCCAGGGTGGCTGTAGTGATTGTCGACGAGTTCCAAAATTATGCGAACGAGTTAGTTTGAAATAAATCAGTATCAGTAGTATTGAGTAGTAAAAAACAACGCGCTTTGTCGGATACGTAacatataccattatatctcaggAACCGGCGgacacagctatttgatcttcgaacttgatcaattgccCAACAGtaacttttaaacgagcctaagcttgttgaaataggTCTACCCATCTTTCGGAGAATTCAGCGGTAAAATACTTCGTtgaaaacacacatacacacaaatacattttccgatcttgtcgaactgagtcgaatggtatacaaaaGGGGTATTATTCTCtgttcgaaagtcgttttttccagcaattctattactgttctatagaaaaaggtaaaaaacttgttttagagCTTGCGGCTCATAGTGAGTTTCAAATTGTATCTCTCATACAAAAGCTATGTCCTTACGATTGATTTATTCTATCATCTGCATTCATAATATTGTGATAATAATTGAACAATATTTTTACATCTATTATAAATTAACGGACTGGGGCGACCATATGGGCAGCAAATAAAAGCTAGAGGGCGTATAGTTTCTAATATCTGACTATTAACAATACGCGGATAAAGGACGGGTTCTTTTTATCGTTTTCATGTGTAAAAGTGGACAAAAACTGCCAATTTTTCATGGGTTAACCATCCCCAGCACTGACaaaactacccatgcagcatcaatcatattAATGAGCCGGCAGACAAAAATGACAGCTCTATCTGTCAAACTCTgaccgtgatggcaaaaacagtgaagcaacttCGTTCAGAAGTATGCGCTTTTAAAGAACGGCACTCTGCTGCATTGTAAGCGCACATCGTTCGGCACTTTGTGGTCGCCGATGCACCCGTTCAAGCAACTACAACATCTTGGCACTATTAGACAGTAATCAGAGCATCAAAAGGATGTCCGGTTCCGAACGGTCTTTGGCTCTGAGGGACAAGAAGCTCCAAAGAAAGCTGAAGAGGAAGACCGAGGTAAAGTGGCTAAATCATTGCGTGCACTTTGCCGTGAAGTCGCTGCAATCAGCCAAACAGTGAAAAAGTATGGCGAATATGAACATACATGTCCAGAAGCGGAAGTCGTATTCACTGGTTTAGAAGCTGCAGGCGATGACGCAGCGGAAGCAGCTTAATAAGATGGTCAACTCAATTTTGGCGGCGAATTGCAACGTGGCAGTGGTGATGAACCACGAGACCTATCACGCCCTGGGTGGCAACAACTGACAGCTGATGAAGTGAGCTTTGAGGTGAAATTCATTTCACACCAAGTTTTTAAAGAAGGTGCTGTGGCTGACAATCAGCGAGAAGGAGATATCAAAACCACTCTTCTTTCGCTCGGGATTGGTCGTAAACGAGGCAATTTATTGTACAAATTACCTTCCAGAATGTGGTATCCTAGTCGGCGAACCCACCCAACGTCTCCCAGCTGCGTCAGATCGAAAATTTCTGGTTCAACCTGAAGCGTAAGCGTTTTCTACGTCTAATTAACTTCAATGTTCAGAATGTTACGTTCCATTTTGGAATCATGTTGAAACTTTGTAAACTCTTATTTAaagatattttgtttggaatctGGCCGCACTTTGTATCACATGCACTTTTATAATTTGGGGCATCAGCACTTAACAAATCataaaactttcaatattttctaAACAAGACCGAAATTATGCTCGGTGCCGGAAATAACCTACCGCACTTCAACACTTAAATTGCTTATAGTCCACAAGCAAAGTACCGCAATGGAAATGAAGATTGTAACTTGCGTTCCTCCCGGATTTTATTTTCAGCCTCGCGGAAgagaaataaatagttttaattcatttaggggttaacttattttgtgcatagggcacataaccgatatctatactttatgtttcgtcttcgactcgtcagtacataatagtttatgttgaactgttatgtaacctagaagctcaacataaaccaatAGGCAGACATGAAGTTTctactacttacagaacacttttttttatttgcaccgaagtgcaacgtctttTCTGCAAGTTGCGTCCTGCCGGATTTTATTTTCAGCCTCGCGGAagagaaataaataattttaattcaTTTAGGGGTAACTTGTTTTGtgcatagggcacataaccgatatctatactttatgtttcgtcaagttcaacataaaccactaggcagacataaagtttctcctacttacagaacactttttttatttgcaccgaagtgcaacggCTTTTctgtcgtgccgaacgtaaacgagTTCCGGCTTAAACTGGCTGAATCAGGAGatagtcattcaggggttaaccTATTTGTGCAtacggcacataaccgatttctatactttatgtttcgtcttcgactcgtcagtacgttAAATTAATGGTCCATAAAGATAAACGACTTGCTTCATGTATAGGCTTGTGGAAGACGAGGACTAAAAACTAAGAGTTTTTATCGGTATTTTTCCAAAGTTCAAATTAATAACTTCTACTCAATTTTCCACAGAACGCTAAATCGAGGAAAATATTCAAgggagaaatttttttaaatcatatttGTCCAACCTTGTTAtaaatttccagaaaaaaaattattttcaattcatTTATTTAACACAGCTCAAGATTTCCTGAATATGTTTGTTTTGTAAAAAGAGGCGAAGATCTATTCAATTACGAGCAATACGGGAGAATGTTCTCCACTGTGCATGACCTGGTAGCATCAATATGAATCCATCCGCATTATTCGCTTCTATTATTTCTGAAAGTCTTCGGTGGCAGGTCATCGGAGCAAACCATTCTAGTCTAATATAAGCTGATTTTATTTCTTTGATATGATGTGATTCATCAAAAGAacttatttttatattattGTAAGTTTGATAACAATAATTTAAGGTTCTGTTTGAAATCTTACGAAATCGTCATTGTTGGAAAACGTAGAAGTAGTACATCCACTACTGCTTGATGAGTTTCCAAGAAAAACCATCAGTTTATTTCGAAAAATTAATAAAGCAAACTCATGtttctcttttgaatttccgCTTAACGAAAGAGGCATTggcgttttgcaacaatggccGTTTTCCTACGATTGAAACTTTTCCCTTAATATGAGCAGAGGATTATTATGTATCGTATTCTCGTTGTTTTATTTATAGGCACTCGAGCAGAGTTGGAATTAGGAAAAATTATTCAGAAAGCTGGTTGGAAACGTACAAGTTTCATCATTACTACTAAAATTTATTGGAGTACTAAGTAAAGATACAACACTTATAGCTTACcacataaaatatatgtttattttACTCTTTCCTGAACAGATCCGAAGAACGTGGTTTATCAAGAAAACATATTATAGAGAGTGTGCAGGCTAGTTTACAGCGATTGCAATTGTCATATATCGATATAGTTCTTATTCATAAAGTTGATTCCATGTGCCCAATGGAAGGTGAGCAAGGCTATAGCATAAAACAGATAATTATGTAAtcttttgttgaaaaatttatcaatagAAATAGTTCGAGCCATGAATTATATTATTTCCCAAGGATGGTCTATGTATTGGGGGACTGCTAGGTGGTCTCCGGTAGAGgtaagttaattttgaaaaattagagttcattaaaaaagaaataattcCTATTTTACATTTACCTTTGATGCTGTAGATAATGGAAGCTTACACAAACTGTAGGCAGTTCAACTGTGTGACCCCAATTGTAGAGCAGGCGGAATACCATATGTTCTGTAGGGAAAAGGCTGAATTATATCTTCCCGAAATGTATAATAAAATTGGTGTTGGCTTCATGGCATGGGGACCACTATCGATGTGCTTAGGAGACACATACAATGCTGACCGGATGTGGTTACCAAAGAATTCCTTTAAAACAAAAAGTCAAAGTTATTCATGGACAGAAGACGAAGTCAACAAAGAAGTAAATTACATATTGCACAAATTAATTGAGAAAATCACTATGCAGGTTGTTTTAGGAACGAATCGAAGAAACTCGAAAGATACTTGATAAATCTCGAGATATAGGCACTCTTGCAGAAAAACTTGGATGTAATGCAATGCAGCTGTCTATAGCTTGGTCATTAAAGCACGAACCCGTACAATGTTTATTGTTAGGAGCCACTTCTGTTGAGCAATTGCATCAAAGTTTACAAGCTTTACAGGTAACGTAGATAATctttttaaacatattaaatTTCATCTCTAGAACAAAAAACCACAGTATTGTGCTTGGCACTGCTATTCTACCACAAAAGAAACAAATCTGCTTCGAGCCTAATTCATACTTTTCGTCTTGGATGAATTAATTTTTACAACAATATAGCTTAAGGCAACAATGAATTTGTTATTATTCAGTACTTATGTTGCAATTTTTAAACTTTCGATAATGAATTTCACTTCACGATTTCCGAAAAAATATTGCGATCAATCTCGCGTCTATCACCTATGTCTTTTGAGCCTGCAGCTAAATACTAATTTTACTTAACCAGCATCCGTCCCTCGAAAATTGTAACACAAAGGTTCATACATACTGAATTCATAACAAAAACAACAGCAtaagatattttgaaaactgtCACAATATTAGGTTTCCTTTCTACTTATGTAGAATTTGATACATGTGgataaattcaatttgttttgataATAAACtgagagaaacaaatttaccaaATGCATGAAATACAGAAACATGCGATCAAAGCCGTGGAGAGCATTTCTGGAGcccgaaaaaactaaaaaatagtTGCCCCcgtcaatttttcaaaaaacaccGTGAAGACGAACatacattatttcatttttgcctttctcaaatataaaggttatgcaatcactgtgaaaatcgactttttaaccgaggcccggagagccgaacgccatataccattcgactcagctcgacgaactgagcaaatgtctgtaggTGTGTGCGTATctatttgtgtgtatgtgtgtatgtatgtgtgcgtgtaaccgattttcacaaattaaatggaaggtctcttggtcccataggatgcttttgaattttacccggataggACTTCCGGTCCGGGTGTagcggggtaaaatgtgaaaaaatattaataaaatgttcactcgattttctcagagaccactcaaccgattttcttcagccAGCATTTAAATTAAAGTTCTTGAAGTTTCATAGGttgctactgaatttcatctgtatccgacttccggttcgggagttatggggtaaaatgtgcaaaatgaactaaaaccgtgcaatcgatttttttacaaaTGAAGACTCAACTgaaatccggatccgacttccggtttcagagttATCGGGCAAAGCGTGTTAgatattgtacatcgtcacttaaactggcgaaaaAAAATACGCAAAAATCTTTctaaactgaactcaaaactacacaaatcaatagtcattatcaataggcaactaaacaaacgaattccggctattctggcTCCCGGTTATCGATTAACGACCGGAGATAATATTCATATGCTCAAAATGggtctcactaacttttctcagagtttgaaaaaccgatattttcaattctatggtcaaataaaaggtcttatgattttaccaaaaataactgcatattttcggattcaacaaaaatttaaaccattGTTTAGATTTGCAAAATcgtatgaaaatttcaaaatttttcacaaaaactggtagagtttgtacgtcatgtacgtcaatttatttatttatttatttatttatttatttatttatttatttaataatagtCATCTGACAATAAGTCCTAATTAACTACTAAAAGCTGCCTAACAAGTTCTCTTAACCCATTATAACCCGGgggttttaaaatatgaatCAAATGAACTGATATTATTTCCCATTGATGATTGGGAAACGCAAAACCACTGTTAAAAATCTTTTGTAAACGAAATTATGCcatcgtatgatatatcatgcacacaaatgttagcatcaaattttacattattttacacattatttgggatttttctCATAGGTATAACCTTTTTAGAACCTCTGCTAATGTTTTGTCACAAGATATAAGTATTAGCGCATAATTTGACCAAAAAATACAAAGCAATATATAACTTACTTTTGCACTACCATTTCTAGTCGttcacagttcgctttcacatctcatccaagtcagtcgatataacaaaaccgcttacattcgggacgaaagaaagcaagtacagtattgtgtgacCGACCTCGAaacgagtgaaccaaacgaacaaaagctaacgccgaaacgaaagaatacaattgttgttgacatcaggcagtgcaaaattcgaccttccacggtattctaaatggcgtacgtttgttacgcatgcgcttgaagaggcctatacattcttatgtgattttcggtcatgatacaagaattccgtgcaaatcacttgttacctatgacaatcagatggccacatgtcaatattgccaaaaagctgttcactacggtaagccatgtgatgaactggacaaggagacaactacaccaaaggacaacggtgcttccttcataccaaccccaagcaaccccagtacacctgtgacagtcaccaacaacagtgaagcatccccttcaacgaaaccatccaacgtatcccctaaagAACAAAgtgcaccagctgcagttaacaacttaccatctaaccaaccagcaactgaaaacaatgtacaacaaggcgcatttacagcaactagcaacgaaatcaacagcaATACCAACATTCCCACCGTATCTGTCGACGCGATCGGATGTGTATTCGCTTCAATCCAGTCCAGTACAGTCCGCATTAATTCGCTTTCAAGgtcgttcttttgttttcgcagtGTCAATAGTGATCGGACACTCTGGTGTGCGAGTGAGTTGAGTTTTTTTGCACCGAGTTAGGTATCGTGATTTGTGCTTTTTCTTCGTGGAGGTTTTTTCACCGTCACACAGCCATAGATTAAATAGACAATTGTGATTGTGCTTTTTTCCTCACGGAGTTTTAGGCATCTATTGAAGAGGCAATCGACCAAGATCAGGTCTTGGTGGCCGTTTCTTTTTGCAGCCGAACAAGCTAAgtattgttttcattttgttgCTATCCTCTGATTATTTCACTTATCGTATTACACCTTACATAATCATATCTGTGCGGAGATAGCTCCGTGTAAGAAGTTCCATAATAATGGTTCTCCACCCCTCCGGATGAAAAAATGGAGACAGATCCAAAACCACCCCCACTTATCCCTACCCCTTCAGCTGACAATAATAAGATTCCGAGGGTAAAGAAGTATCCCGATGAACCTTTGCTTTCGGCCGGTTCTTATGTGGTCTTTTTCCGGAccaagaataacaacaaattgaaCCTTATTAAAATATCTCGTGAATTGACGCCCAGGCAGGCTTAGGGTTCTCTTAACCAGCTCAAAGCatgctaacgagatcgttcaaagtgatctTTTTGCGCGGGAGTACTGTGTATACGTGCCAGCCCGCGAAGTAAAAACAGACGgcgcattgcaagataccctcgacaacttgtcgacatgggctcttcaaatgggtatcgagttctctacggagaaaactgagctggttgtaactaaggggtgaaaccatagctcaggttttcacatttaaatatctcggggtctggttcgactccaaaggcacgtggggatgtcacattaggtatctgaaacaaaaatgccagaagagaattaattttcttcgcacattaaccggaacttggtggggtgctcacccaggagacttgatcaggctgtaccaaacaacgatattgtccgtgattgAATACGGATgcatttgcttccgatccgcggcgaacacccatttcatcaagcgggaagaattcagtatcgttgcttgcgtattgccctaggttgcatgcaatcgactcatacgatgagtctcgaagtgctggcgggcgttataccacttaaaaccgattctgggatctctcatatcgattgctgatTCGATGCAATGTCTTGAGTCCgacggtgattgaaaacttcaaaaggcttgtcgagctcaattctcaaacccgttttatgtccttgtattttgattacatggctcagaattttaatccttcttcgtttgtttccaaccgtgctcatttcctggatacttctgattctactgtgtttctcgacacatccatgagagaagagattcgtgggattccggatcacgtacgccctcaagtgatccctaatatttttcattataaattcagagcagttgactgtgaaaggatgttttactctgatgggtcaaatctcaacggatccacaggctttggtatctacaataaaaacatcaccgcttcatacaaactcagtgatccggcttcagtctacgtcgcagaatgagctgctattcagtatactcttaagatcattgaaaccttgcccaaataccattacttcattgtcacggatagtttaagttcaatagaagctcttcgttcaatgaagccaggaaagtatcccccatattttctggggaaaatacgggaacacttgagaactttatctggtcggtcttatttaaAATTCTTAATCTGGGTCCCATCACTTTGtttcattccaggcaatgaacaggcagactcattggctaaggtgggtacattagaaggtgaaatttatgaaagaccaatctgcttcaatgaattttttagcatttctcgtcagaggacactcgaaagttggcaaacttcatgaagCAATGACGAACTTTGGCGATGGCTATACTCCATTGTTCCCaaaatatcgacgaaaccttggttcagggggatgaacgtgagtcgcgatttcattcgtgtgatgtctcgacttatgtcaaaccactacacattcaacgcacatctccggcgtattgggctcacggagagcggtctctgcacctgtggcgagggttatcaggacatcgagcatgtcgtgtgatcgtgcgtagagtatcgcgacgtcaggtcgaagctactggaatcccgtAGGGCccaaggtagaccacctgaggttccggtccgagatgtgatggcgagtcgggatagttcatatatgtttctcatatatcaATACCTTAAACACagtaatatccaagtgtaatctgatatacctcgctcagaaagtataatcttcacctacaggttcgacactaacatccgcccgattctctcgatcccggtccctgtccaccatcttcattggaactaacaagatctctttttttatcactaactttccgttccccctttctccgcctcttcaccatctcgatggcaactaattagatctctgtagttttcagacattttgtttccataccccctttttacctcggtttccacaatattatctttttttccattctcttccgtaacatcaccatcaccgcctacggttctacgctccagtcgatgaccagcatgcgggccacccgccgggccttcgtagcctgggggtgtttctcgcggacccacacgaaccgaaagggaACATccatagatagcgccatctggaagacccatgcaacatataattcaccgaccacttccgaacgccagctgaaagctggattctagaaaatcaaagacgacataatctaatgatactattctagttttaagttagtcgttaattaagattagaaaatacccttggcatcttagagcttaagcagagtgcctaaaaatatattatgcttttgaataaaaaaaaaacaacaataccatcgatgcggcaatggatgacgaaacgaaccacgaacaagctgcccctcaatcctcgcaggagggaaatggaaccttctcccccctagaaaaagggtgacaacgagatccaatacaaaaaaaatgatctataaactcagctcaatcggccacgtaaagcttgtacgcaaataggcctgaaaaaaatatcattaaaCAAAATTCGTTAGTCAAGGTCAAGGATCAAGGATCAAAAtacaactaaattttgaaaaacaaacagcAGATTTAACATCCAAACAAGTGGCGTAGTG comes from Malaya genurostris strain Urasoe2022 chromosome 3, Malgen_1.1, whole genome shotgun sequence and encodes:
- the LOC131437703 gene encoding voltage-gated potassium channel subunit beta-2 isoform X11, encoding MEEFSGTTAQLDFGRSISLGSNPILPVRNNAITPGLRYKNIGKSGLRVSNVGLGTWPMFSPGVSEEQAESILRLAVDNGINLFDLSEAHSGTRAELELGKIIQKAGWKRTSFIITTKIYWSTKSEERGLSRKHIIESVQASLQRLQLSYIDIVLIHKVDSMCPMEEIVRAMNYIISQGWSMYWGTARWSPVEIMEAYTNCRQFNCVTPIVEQAEYHMFCREKAELYLPEMYNKIGVGFMAWGPLSMCLGDTYNADRMWLPKNSFKTKSQSYSWTEDEVNKEERIEETRKILDKSRDIGTLAEKLGCNAMQLSIAWSLKHEPVQCLLLGATSVEQLHQSLQALQLLPRLSTGVMLEIERILDNKPVRPPPISTLALR